The sequence below is a genomic window from Deltaproteobacteria bacterium.
TCCGTCCAGCAGCTTCGCGACGAGCTCCTGGCCTTTCTCGCGGATGTCGGCATCGAGAGCGCGCGCGACGAGCTCGCGCGGTATTTCGGAGCGCCACCGGAGTACAGCCGCGAGCTGCAGCACCGGGTGGTCACGGCCCTCACGGCGCACGGCAAGGCGGCCCTGAGTGCCGGCCGCACACCGCACGCCTTGCAGTATTTCGACCGTGTTCTCTGCACCGACCCAAGGAACGCGGAGGTCTTGGCCCTCCTCGACCAGGTCTCCCGTCGCCGGCGAATCGGTCGGACGCTGGCCGTCCTCGGCCTGGTCGGTGCGCTCGGCGGCGGTGCCTACGCTGTCTCCCGGCGGTGGCCGGCCTCCAGTCAGACCGCCCTGGCGGAGGACGGGTCGGCGGGCCCCGCGGCCGACGCATCCCGCGCCGTGCACCCCCTCCGCGCCCTGGTGCCGAAGGCGGCGAGCGACACGGGAGGTGGCCCCTCCTCGGTCGCTGCGGCGACGCACGCGCTCGACGCCCGACCGGACGGCCCCCTCGGCAAGGGGCCCGCGAGCGCTACGGTCACGCGCGTGATCCGCGCGCTTCCCCCTCCCCGCCGCATCGAGATCATCCCGACACCCAAGGCCATGTCCATCCTGCTGAACGGCAAGCTCCTCGGGCTCTATGGCCCCGATCTGCGCGAGCTGACCATCCCGCGCGGTGCCGTCACCCTCACCTTCCGGAACGACGCGTGCTGTTTCGAGAAGGTCCTGACCATCGGGCCCCAACAGAACCCGCGCGAGCTGCACGTGCGCCTGCCCTGGAAGCCCGGCCGCGTGCGGGTGAACGTCTCCCCCCACGTGGCGGCCGACGTCGTCGTCGGCAGCACCGTCGGACAGGCCGGACAGGAGCTCCCCGTGCCCATCCCCTCGTACGCCGACAACGGCCGCACCGAGGTTCAGGTGCGGGTGAGTGCCGCCGGCTATCCCACGGTCTCCAGGTCTGTCGTCGCACGCGCCAACCACACCACTGACCTCACGATCGAGCTGCGAAAGACGCCCTGATGCGAAGCCCCTGGCTCATGGTCTTGCTCGCGTCCTCCCTCTACTCCGCCACGCCGGCGATCGCAGACGGGCCAGACCCCGAGCTCGCGCTGCGCCAGGCCGCGAAAGCCTACGACCGCGGCAACTACAAGCGGGTAATCGCGATCCTCGGCCCC
It includes:
- a CDS encoding serine/threonine protein kinase; translated protein: MASRQLEKYKLLEEVGHGGMAIVYRGLDTALNREVAVKILHPHLADQDESKQRFQREAQAVAKLRHDNILEIYDYSGLESADSYIVTEFIHGQTLKAFLSRSPISHPEIAVMVIVEVCNALEHAHSLGIIHRDIKPENIMIRKDGRVKLTDFGIAQIVDVARLTVTGQLLGSPAYMAPELVEGKPLDFRSDVYSVGTLLYQLATGELPFKGKNPHEVLKRIAEGKFIDADIVNPVVGTRLGRVIRRALAHDPDQRYASVQQLRDELLAFLADVGIESARDELARYFGAPPEYSRELQHRVVTALTAHGKAALSAGRTPHALQYFDRVLCTDPRNAEVLALLDQVSRRRRIGRTLAVLGLVGALGGGAYAVSRRWPASSQTALAEDGSAGPAADASRAVHPLRALVPKAASDTGGGPSSVAAATHALDARPDGPLGKGPASATVTRVIRALPPPRRIEIIPTPKAMSILLNGKLLGLYGPDLRELTIPRGAVTLTFRNDACCFEKVLTIGPQQNPRELHVRLPWKPGRVRVNVSPHVAADVVVGSTVGQAGQELPVPIPSYADNGRTEVQVRVSAAGYPTVSRSVVARANHTTDLTIELRKTP